In Sphingomonas sp. PAMC26645, one DNA window encodes the following:
- a CDS encoding DUF4126 family protein yields MLASFLMGLVGGQRAMTPLAAVAIAAARDELPADNGATKLLSHPVVAAGALALAIGEMAGDKQKTAPDRIVAIGLAARFVTSAIAGASLVPRRQRWIGAAVGGLTAVAASYPGWRARMAAMSQYGQTPTGFVEDAAVLAGAAAIVRNAAKLGAA; encoded by the coding sequence ATGCTCGCATCCTTCCTGATGGGCCTCGTTGGTGGCCAGCGCGCGATGACGCCGCTTGCTGCGGTCGCCATCGCCGCCGCTCGCGACGAACTGCCCGCCGACAATGGTGCCACGAAGCTGCTGTCGCATCCCGTCGTCGCGGCGGGTGCGCTGGCGCTCGCGATCGGTGAGATGGCGGGGGACAAGCAGAAGACGGCGCCCGACCGGATCGTCGCGATCGGTCTGGCCGCGCGGTTCGTCACTTCCGCGATCGCGGGGGCGTCGCTCGTCCCGCGGCGGCAGCGGTGGATCGGCGCCGCGGTGGGTGGACTGACGGCGGTGGCCGCGTCCTATCCGGGCTGGCGTGCGCGGATGGCGGCGATGTCGCAGTACGGCCAGACGCCGACGGGGTTCGTCGAGGATGCAGCGGTTCTAGCGGGAGCGGCGGCGATTGTGCGCAACGCGGCGAAGCTCGGCGCGGCCTGA
- a CDS encoding SDR family oxidoreductase: MRFDDKIIVIAGAASGIGEGAARRFAAEGATLVLGDKDADGLAKVAASLDGTTVETLETDVSDMAACEALVAHAIDKFGRIDVLVNDAGVDHLGKLDEGDLSEFTKVIETDLYGVVHMSRAAIATLRANKGCIVNVSSVSGLGGDWNHSFYCAAKGAVTNFTRALAMDEAKHGVRVNAVNPSLTYTALTAGMKDQPDLIAKFEERIPMARGAQPEDIAGAIAFLASADAHYITGVNLPVDGGLSASNGQPALS, from the coding sequence ATGAGATTCGATGACAAGATCATAGTGATCGCCGGCGCCGCCTCCGGCATCGGCGAAGGCGCCGCGCGTCGTTTCGCCGCGGAGGGCGCGACGCTGGTGCTGGGCGACAAGGACGCGGACGGTCTCGCGAAGGTCGCTGCCAGCCTCGATGGCACGACCGTCGAAACGCTCGAAACCGACGTCTCCGACATGGCCGCCTGCGAGGCGCTGGTGGCGCACGCGATCGACAAGTTCGGCCGCATCGACGTGCTGGTCAACGATGCCGGCGTCGACCATCTCGGCAAGCTCGACGAGGGCGACCTCTCCGAATTCACCAAGGTCATCGAAACCGACCTCTACGGCGTCGTCCACATGAGCCGCGCCGCGATCGCCACCTTGCGCGCGAACAAGGGCTGCATCGTCAACGTCTCGTCGGTCTCGGGCCTCGGCGGCGACTGGAACCACAGCTTCTACTGCGCGGCCAAGGGCGCGGTGACCAACTTCACGCGAGCGCTCGCGATGGACGAGGCGAAGCACGGCGTCCGTGTCAACGCGGTCAACCCGTCGCTCACCTACACCGCGCTGACCGCGGGCATGAAGGACCAGCCCGACCTGATCGCGAAGTTCGAGGAACGCATCCCAATGGCACGCGGTGCACAGCCCGAAGACATCGCCGGCGCCATCGCGTTTTTGGCTAGCGCCGACGCGCACTATATAACCGGGGTCAACCTGCCGGTCGACGGCGGCCTTTCCGCCTCGAACGGCCAACCGGCGCTCTCCTGA
- the msrB gene encoding peptide-methionine (R)-S-oxide reductase MsrB, protein MTDYKKTDDAIAKLTPEQFHVTQQSGTERPGTGEYLNTREPGLYVDIVSGEPLFASADKFDSHCGWPSFTKPITPEHVAELHDRSHGMVRTEIRSAGADSHLGHVFEDGPQDKGGLRYCINSASLRFVPRAEMEANGYAAYLPQVDAAG, encoded by the coding sequence ATGACCGACTATAAGAAAACCGACGACGCGATCGCCAAGCTTACTCCCGAGCAGTTCCACGTCACGCAGCAGAGCGGCACCGAGCGGCCCGGCACCGGCGAATATCTCAACACGCGCGAGCCCGGTCTCTACGTCGACATCGTCTCGGGCGAGCCGCTTTTCGCATCCGCGGACAAGTTCGATTCGCATTGCGGCTGGCCGAGCTTCACCAAGCCGATCACGCCAGAGCACGTTGCCGAACTCCACGATCGCAGCCACGGCATGGTCCGCACGGAGATCCGTTCGGCGGGTGCCGACAGCCATCTCGGCCACGTGTTCGAGGATGGCCCGCAGGACAAGGGTGGCCTGCGCTACTGCATCAACTCGGCGTCGCTGCGGTTCGTCCCGCGTGCCGAGATGGAAGCCAACGGGTATGCCGCCTACCTGCCGCAGGTCGACGCGGCAGGTTGA
- a CDS encoding L-dopachrome tautomerase-related protein, which produces MPIQTTDDLELAYADTGPRDGQPVLLIHGWPDDASTWDDVAPALNAAGLRTIVPTLRGFGETRFVGNAPRTGNSAILAMDMIALMDALGIETFMVAGHDWGSNTAEALAVGWPDRVERMAMLATPPRLGGMPTPPFEQAQRQWYHWFMATARGAQAVRDDHKGFAHIHWVNWSPPGWFDEATFARVARSFENPDWADVTLHSYRARWNEAEPDPRSQWLEDKVKATKTLSLPTMYFQGAVDGVNPPSASTSVPAKFTGPFAFVTLNDVGHFIQREAPDAVAHHLIQLFTGNTADLSDTTDRSLTMSKTKPFLAGAAAIAVVAAAAIGVASAQTASQTSGRPLTQVAQFDHQATGVAVTADGRRFVNFPRWTDDAPISVAEVMKDGSLKAYPDAKWNSWRNAKSNEMPVGDYFVCVQSIVPDGHGNLWVLDPGAPGNEKILEGAPKLVKVDLATNRVTKVIKVPLDVALQGTYLNDIRFSPDGKTGYITDSGTRGAIIVIDLETGKGFRALDGHGSTQIDKTVKVMTDGKPLVRPDGRQPAFAADGIAISNDGKTLYYQALTGKTLYSIDTALLRDGVSEATRAAGVKTVAQTHVADGLWMSKAGTLYLTSPVNNGITRLVGDHVEPVLTDARLRWPDTFSEGPDGRIYVTASHIQDTNWFKPGAPASLKTELFSFAPAK; this is translated from the coding sequence ATGCCGATCCAGACCACCGACGATCTCGAACTCGCCTATGCCGATACCGGGCCGCGCGACGGCCAGCCGGTCCTGCTGATCCACGGCTGGCCCGACGACGCATCGACCTGGGACGACGTCGCCCCCGCGCTCAATGCGGCCGGTTTGCGCACCATCGTGCCAACCTTGCGCGGCTTCGGCGAAACCCGGTTCGTCGGGAATGCACCGCGCACCGGCAACAGCGCGATCCTGGCGATGGACATGATCGCGCTGATGGACGCGCTCGGGATCGAGACGTTCATGGTCGCCGGGCATGATTGGGGCTCGAACACTGCGGAGGCGCTCGCGGTCGGCTGGCCCGACCGCGTCGAGCGGATGGCGATGCTTGCCACCCCGCCCCGTCTCGGCGGCATGCCAACGCCGCCGTTCGAGCAGGCGCAGCGCCAATGGTATCACTGGTTCATGGCCACCGCGCGTGGTGCGCAGGCCGTTCGCGACGACCACAAGGGTTTCGCGCACATCCACTGGGTCAACTGGTCGCCCCCCGGCTGGTTCGACGAGGCGACCTTCGCCCGCGTCGCACGATCGTTCGAGAACCCCGACTGGGCGGACGTCACGCTGCACAGCTACCGCGCGCGCTGGAACGAGGCCGAGCCCGATCCACGCAGCCAGTGGCTCGAGGACAAGGTGAAGGCGACCAAGACGCTCTCGCTGCCGACGATGTATTTCCAGGGCGCGGTCGACGGCGTGAACCCGCCATCGGCGAGCACCTCGGTACCCGCCAAATTCACCGGCCCGTTCGCGTTCGTGACGCTCAACGACGTCGGCCATTTCATCCAGCGCGAAGCCCCCGACGCGGTCGCGCACCATCTCATCCAGCTTTTCACCGGCAACACCGCCGACCTGTCCGACACCACCGACCGGAGCCTTACAATGTCCAAGACCAAGCCCTTCCTCGCCGGCGCTGCCGCGATCGCCGTCGTCGCCGCCGCTGCGATCGGCGTCGCCAGCGCGCAGACCGCATCGCAGACCAGCGGTCGCCCGCTCACCCAGGTCGCGCAGTTCGATCACCAGGCGACCGGCGTCGCCGTCACCGCCGACGGCCGTCGCTTCGTCAACTTCCCCCGCTGGACCGACGACGCCCCGATCTCGGTCGCCGAAGTGATGAAGGACGGCTCGCTCAAGGCTTATCCGGACGCCAAGTGGAACAGCTGGCGCAACGCGAAGTCGAACGAGATGCCGGTCGGCGACTATTTCGTCTGCGTGCAGTCGATCGTCCCCGACGGCCACGGCAACCTCTGGGTGCTCGATCCCGGCGCGCCCGGTAACGAAAAGATCCTCGAAGGCGCACCCAAGCTGGTGAAGGTCGACCTCGCCACCAACCGCGTGACCAAGGTCATCAAGGTGCCGCTCGACGTCGCGTTGCAGGGCACCTACCTCAACGACATCCGCTTCTCGCCCGACGGCAAGACCGGCTATATCACCGATTCCGGGACGCGTGGCGCGATCATCGTCATCGATCTCGAAACCGGCAAGGGCTTCCGCGCGCTCGACGGCCACGGCTCGACGCAGATCGACAAGACCGTGAAGGTGATGACCGACGGCAAGCCGCTCGTCCGCCCCGACGGTCGCCAGCCTGCCTTCGCCGCGGACGGCATCGCGATCTCGAACGACGGCAAGACGCTCTATTACCAGGCGCTCACCGGCAAGACGCTCTACTCGATTGACACCGCGCTGCTGCGTGATGGCGTCAGCGAGGCGACACGGGCCGCGGGCGTGAAGACGGTCGCGCAGACCCACGTCGCCGACGGCCTGTGGATGAGCAAGGCGGGTACGCTCTACCTGACGTCGCCGGTGAACAACGGCATCACCCGGCTGGTCGGCGATCATGTCGAGCCGGTGCTGACTGACGCCCGGCTGCGCTGGCCCGACACCTTCTCGGAAGGTCCGGACGGCCGCATCTACGTCACCGCCAGCCACATCCAGGATACCAACTGGTTCAAGCCCGGTGCGCCCGCGTCGCTCAAGACCGAGCTGTTCTCGTTCGCACCCGCAAAGTGA
- a CDS encoding catalase family protein, with the protein MTYLRYSDDIETMQPDEQESIDGIIQGMSQQTETVEKREGHAVRASHAKSSACVIGELTIAPGLPPELAQGVFATPGTHPVAIRFAQGPGETLGDRVSTHRGMAIKIFDVPGEKLSGHDADTQDFVFATGTTFPSGTAQGFLSDAKKIGAAVPLPEGFKSAVSSLARNVNKALHAVGTESPKADFFGHPFSHPLAEPYFSQCPIRYGDYVAKLGAFPASPEQTALKDWELDAKQDEDCFRHAAVRYFGEHDAVFELRVQLWANAETQPIEDTSVDWPEEDSRYLTVGTIRIPRQEAYSAARVRYFDDVMTFRPAHALAAHRPLGSVMRARLQVYHALSKLRHGENGIKAENTATIDQIPA; encoded by the coding sequence ATGACCTATCTCCGCTACAGCGACGACATCGAGACGATGCAGCCCGACGAGCAGGAATCGATCGACGGCATCATCCAGGGCATGTCGCAGCAGACCGAAACCGTCGAAAAGCGCGAGGGCCATGCGGTTCGCGCGAGCCACGCGAAGAGTTCGGCGTGCGTGATCGGCGAACTGACGATCGCACCCGGCCTGCCGCCCGAACTCGCGCAGGGCGTGTTCGCGACGCCCGGCACGCACCCCGTCGCGATCCGCTTCGCGCAAGGGCCCGGCGAGACGCTCGGCGACCGCGTCTCGACGCACCGCGGCATGGCGATCAAGATCTTCGACGTACCCGGCGAAAAGCTGTCGGGCCATGATGCCGACACGCAGGATTTCGTGTTCGCGACGGGCACGACCTTTCCGTCCGGCACCGCGCAGGGGTTTCTCAGCGACGCCAAGAAGATCGGTGCGGCAGTACCCTTGCCGGAGGGCTTCAAGAGCGCGGTGTCGAGCCTCGCACGCAACGTGAACAAGGCGCTGCATGCGGTCGGCACCGAAAGCCCCAAGGCGGACTTTTTCGGCCACCCGTTCAGCCATCCGCTCGCCGAACCGTATTTCAGCCAATGCCCGATCCGCTATGGCGATTACGTCGCCAAGCTCGGCGCCTTCCCCGCCTCGCCTGAACAGACCGCGCTGAAGGACTGGGAACTCGACGCAAAGCAGGACGAGGACTGTTTCCGCCACGCCGCCGTCCGCTATTTCGGCGAACACGACGCGGTCTTCGAACTGCGCGTACAGCTCTGGGCGAACGCCGAGACTCAGCCGATCGAGGATACGTCGGTCGATTGGCCCGAGGAGGACAGCCGCTACCTGACGGTCGGAACGATCCGCATCCCCCGGCAGGAAGCCTATAGCGCCGCCCGCGTCCGTTATTTCGACGATGTGATGACGTTCCGCCCCGCCCACGCACTCGCGGCGCATCGCCCGCTCGGTTCGGTGATGCGCGCGCGCCTACAGGTCTATCACGCGCTGTCGAAGCTGCGGCATGGCGAGAACGGCATCAAGGCCGAAAACACGGCGACGATCGACCAGATACCCGCCTGA
- a CDS encoding response regulator, whose translation MLRILLAEDDQVMREYLTRALERSGYAVTAVDRGTAAIPLLETETFDLLLTDIVMPEMDGIELAQKAGEMCADLRVMFITGFAAVTLKAGRAMPQARVLSKPFHLRDLVAEVDRLFEMDNVTGMH comes from the coding sequence ATGTTACGAATTCTGCTGGCCGAGGACGATCAGGTCATGCGCGAGTATCTGACTCGGGCGCTCGAACGCTCCGGCTATGCCGTGACCGCGGTCGACCGCGGGACGGCGGCGATTCCGTTGCTCGAAACCGAGACGTTCGATCTGCTGCTGACCGATATCGTCATGCCCGAGATGGACGGCATCGAACTGGCGCAAAAGGCCGGCGAGATGTGCGCGGACCTGCGCGTGATGTTCATCACCGGCTTTGCCGCGGTCACGTTGAAGGCCGGGCGGGCGATGCCGCAGGCCCGCGTGCTGTCCAAACCGTTCCACCTGCGCGACCTGGTCGCCGAGGTCGATCGGCTGTTCGAGATGGATAATGTGACGGGCATGCATTGA
- a CDS encoding N-formylglutamate amidohydrolase — translation MQSSPFERLGAMPPVSPVVVSVPHAGRDYPLALKTALRVPLAGLLPLEDRLVDAVARAARTDQTTIVQTRARAWIDLNRREDERDPLLDEGAPSMPLAQQSAKLRSGLGLVPRRASGAGDLWARRFTDADVTARIANDHRPYHAALASALKAAHDRFGVAVLLDVHSMPPLGPGGSRIVIGDRFGHSAEPRFVARIEAECVARGFSTAINAPYAGGHILERHACPAANVHAVQFELDRTLYLDRKLHAPGAGFARVVDLVRAILAALTDEALPVPLAAAAE, via the coding sequence ATGCAGTCTTCTCCCTTCGAGCGCCTGGGCGCAATGCCGCCCGTGAGCCCGGTGGTGGTGTCCGTCCCGCACGCAGGCCGGGACTATCCGCTCGCGCTCAAGACGGCGTTGCGCGTGCCGCTTGCCGGGCTGCTGCCGCTTGAGGACCGGCTCGTCGATGCGGTGGCGCGTGCCGCACGGACCGACCAGACGACGATTGTCCAGACCCGCGCGCGCGCCTGGATCGATCTCAACCGGCGCGAGGACGAGCGCGATCCGTTGCTCGACGAGGGTGCGCCGTCGATGCCGCTCGCCCAGCAATCCGCCAAGCTGCGCAGCGGGCTCGGGCTCGTTCCGCGCCGCGCATCGGGGGCAGGCGACCTCTGGGCGCGGCGGTTCACCGATGCCGACGTCACCGCGCGGATCGCCAACGATCACCGCCCGTACCATGCGGCGCTCGCGTCGGCGTTGAAGGCGGCGCACGACCGATTCGGCGTGGCGGTGTTGCTCGACGTGCATTCGATGCCACCGCTAGGCCCGGGTGGATCGCGAATCGTGATCGGCGACCGGTTCGGCCATTCCGCCGAGCCGCGCTTCGTCGCGCGGATCGAGGCGGAGTGTGTCGCGCGCGGGTTCTCGACCGCGATCAACGCACCCTATGCGGGCGGCCACATCCTCGAACGTCATGCATGCCCGGCCGCAAACGTTCATGCGGTCCAGTTCGAACTGGACCGCACGCTGTATCTCGATCGCAAGCTCCACGCGCCCGGCGCCGGGTTCGCGCGCGTCGTCGACCTGGTACGCGCGATCCTGGCGGCACTCACCGACGAGGCCTTGCCCGTCCCGCTCGCCGCGGCCGCCGAATGA
- a CDS encoding TRCF domain-containing protein, translating to MLQVSQDVENTDIAPAIAAKPSAVAPLAAAIVERLSGGNLVYVAADDQRATEIATIAAALAPDALVVHVPSSDALPGDDAPASPANVGRRVAALRRLRAGFESKAAPILVVTTAEATAVRYPPPPMFDVAPPRLQVGDPIDIEAFAAIAEEVGYLTDDRIDEPGEIAVRGGVIDVFPADRETPVRIEFADGRITGLRDYDPVSQLGLGDVDVVEIGRATEPVVEKGVSILAHLPDAAIAFDRDAEKRRDRFLAIAADGLPRRRASADLVLDKVWATEIGKRETAAFDVGDEMPPRFIERRDPARAFARFAKDALADGRLLVVGSPRDLRFLQPRLERAAKISFTSVDRWTDVVSAKPGTAMLLVAPVDRGFVASETAVVAGADLLGGRARGDEIAGGSAGMLPGLTSELRCGDVIVHEEFGIGVVRGLEMLPGTDGDAIVLEYAKEGRRLVPVREADRIWRYGAEIDAVTLDSLDGASWQKRRGAIDAAIAESARDLAAIAAERDARTTDPIEPDRARYEKFAAGFAFTETPDQAKAIATTLADLASGKPMDRLIIGDVGYGKTEVALRAAAAVAVAGRQVAIAAPTTVLVRQHIETFSRRFEGTGVAVAGLSRLSSTAEKARVRAGLADGSIGVVIGTGAIAGKGVAYKDLALVVIDEEQRFGAADKAKMHALGAGHVLTLSATPIPRTLQSAMIGLQGLSVIATPPARRQPIRTSVAQFDDATVRAALRRERARGGQSFVVVPRIDDMAPLAAKLAKLVPELGLVQAHGKMPAGEMDEAMVAFAAGDGDVLLATNIIEAGLDVPRANTMIVHHADRFGLSQLHQLRGRVGRSGRRGQVMLLTDGEATIAEATLKRLRTLQAFDRLGAGFAISARDLDLRGAGDLVGEAQAGHMKLIGIDLYQHLFGRALRLARIDREGGAPIDDWIPELHLELGGSLPEAWIPEMEVRMSLYGRLARLEDVSALDLFEAELDDRFGRAPEAALRLLQVARIRMMAREAGVRQIDAGPAAIAFTPHDRTAAKPLDDLVEKNGRWIAAEGIADPIARAGRIEELLDALIG from the coding sequence GTGCTTCAGGTCAGTCAAGACGTCGAGAATACGGATATCGCGCCAGCGATCGCGGCGAAGCCTAGCGCGGTGGCGCCGCTGGCGGCGGCGATCGTCGAGCGCTTGTCCGGCGGGAACCTCGTCTACGTTGCGGCGGACGATCAGCGTGCGACGGAGATCGCGACCATCGCCGCGGCGCTCGCGCCCGATGCTTTGGTCGTCCACGTGCCGTCGAGCGATGCGCTGCCGGGCGATGACGCGCCGGCATCGCCTGCCAATGTCGGACGTCGCGTTGCGGCGTTGCGGCGGCTGCGCGCGGGATTTGAGAGTAAGGCGGCACCGATCCTGGTGGTGACGACTGCCGAGGCGACTGCGGTACGCTATCCGCCGCCACCGATGTTCGACGTGGCGCCACCGCGGCTGCAGGTCGGCGATCCGATCGACATCGAGGCGTTTGCCGCGATCGCCGAGGAGGTCGGCTACCTGACGGACGATCGGATCGACGAACCCGGCGAGATCGCGGTACGCGGTGGCGTGATCGACGTGTTCCCCGCCGATCGCGAAACCCCGGTCCGCATCGAGTTTGCCGATGGCCGCATTACCGGCCTGCGCGACTATGATCCGGTGTCGCAACTCGGCTTGGGCGACGTCGACGTCGTCGAGATCGGCCGCGCGACCGAGCCTGTGGTCGAGAAGGGCGTGTCGATACTCGCGCACCTACCGGATGCAGCGATCGCGTTCGACCGGGATGCGGAAAAGCGGCGCGATCGGTTTCTTGCCATCGCCGCGGATGGCCTACCCCGACGTCGTGCCTCCGCCGACCTGGTCCTCGACAAGGTCTGGGCAACCGAGATCGGGAAACGTGAAACGGCCGCGTTCGACGTCGGCGACGAAATGCCCCCGCGGTTCATCGAGCGGCGCGATCCGGCGCGCGCGTTTGCCCGGTTTGCCAAAGACGCGCTTGCGGATGGGCGTCTGCTCGTCGTGGGATCGCCGCGCGACCTGCGGTTCCTCCAGCCCAGGCTCGAGCGAGCGGCGAAGATCAGCTTCACGTCGGTCGATCGCTGGACGGACGTCGTTTCGGCGAAGCCCGGCACGGCGATGTTGCTGGTCGCCCCGGTCGATCGCGGGTTCGTCGCGAGTGAGACCGCGGTCGTTGCTGGCGCGGACCTGCTCGGTGGGCGGGCGCGTGGGGACGAGATCGCAGGCGGCAGCGCGGGCATGTTGCCGGGATTGACGAGCGAGCTGCGATGCGGCGACGTGATCGTGCACGAGGAGTTCGGGATCGGCGTCGTCCGCGGGCTCGAGATGCTGCCGGGGACCGACGGCGACGCGATCGTCCTGGAATATGCCAAGGAAGGCCGCCGCCTGGTGCCGGTGCGCGAGGCCGACCGGATCTGGCGGTATGGCGCGGAGATCGACGCGGTCACGCTCGATTCGCTCGACGGCGCGTCGTGGCAGAAGCGGCGAGGCGCTATCGATGCCGCGATTGCCGAAAGCGCGCGAGACCTCGCCGCGATCGCTGCGGAACGCGACGCACGGACGACCGATCCGATCGAGCCCGACCGTGCCCGGTACGAGAAATTCGCCGCCGGCTTCGCCTTCACCGAGACGCCGGATCAGGCAAAGGCGATCGCGACAACGCTGGCGGACCTGGCGAGCGGCAAGCCGATGGACCGGCTGATCATCGGCGACGTAGGCTACGGCAAGACCGAGGTCGCGTTGCGTGCCGCTGCTGCCGTCGCAGTGGCCGGGCGCCAGGTGGCGATCGCCGCGCCGACCACGGTGCTGGTCCGTCAGCATATCGAGACGTTCTCGAGGCGGTTCGAAGGGACCGGCGTGGCCGTCGCCGGCCTGTCGCGGCTGTCGAGCACTGCGGAGAAGGCACGGGTTCGGGCGGGGCTTGCGGACGGATCGATCGGCGTCGTGATCGGCACGGGGGCGATTGCCGGCAAGGGCGTCGCGTACAAGGATCTCGCGCTCGTCGTGATCGATGAAGAGCAAAGGTTCGGCGCGGCCGACAAGGCCAAGATGCATGCGCTGGGGGCGGGGCATGTCCTGACGCTGAGCGCGACGCCGATCCCGCGCACGCTGCAATCCGCGATGATCGGGTTGCAGGGCTTGTCGGTCATCGCCACCCCGCCGGCACGTCGCCAGCCAATCCGCACGTCGGTAGCGCAGTTCGATGATGCGACGGTGCGCGCGGCGCTGCGTCGCGAGCGGGCGCGGGGCGGACAGAGCTTCGTCGTGGTGCCGCGAATCGACGACATGGCGCCGCTTGCCGCCAAGCTGGCCAAGCTCGTGCCCGAACTCGGGCTGGTGCAGGCGCACGGGAAAATGCCGGCGGGGGAGATGGACGAGGCGATGGTGGCGTTCGCGGCGGGCGACGGCGACGTGCTGCTCGCGACCAATATCATCGAGGCCGGGCTCGACGTGCCGCGCGCGAACACGATGATCGTACATCACGCGGACCGGTTCGGGCTGTCGCAGCTGCATCAGTTGCGTGGACGCGTCGGTCGCAGCGGGCGGCGGGGACAGGTGATGCTGCTGACCGACGGCGAGGCGACGATCGCGGAGGCGACCCTGAAGCGGTTGCGCACGCTCCAGGCGTTCGACCGCCTGGGCGCGGGCTTTGCGATCAGCGCGCGCGACCTCGATCTGCGGGGCGCGGGCGATCTGGTCGGCGAGGCACAGGCCGGTCACATGAAGCTGATCGGGATCGACCTGTACCAGCATCTGTTCGGCCGCGCGTTGCGGCTGGCGCGGATCGACCGCGAGGGCGGCGCGCCGATCGACGACTGGATTCCCGAGCTCCACCTCGAACTGGGCGGCAGCCTTCCCGAAGCGTGGATCCCCGAAATGGAGGTGCGGATGTCGCTCTATGGCCGGCTTGCGCGGCTGGAGGACGTCTCGGCACTCGACCTGTTCGAGGCGGAACTCGACGACCGGTTCGGCAGGGCTCCCGAGGCGGCGCTGCGACTGTTGCAGGTCGCGCGGATCCGGATGATGGCGCGTGAGGCCGGCGTCCGACAGATCGACGCCGGTCCCGCGGCGATCGCGTTCACGCCGCACGACCGGACTGCGGCAAAACCGCTCGACGACCTGGTCGAAAAGAACGGGCGCTGGATCGCCGCCGAGGGCATTGCTGACCCGATCGCGCGGGCAGGGCGGATCGAGGAACTGCTGGACGCGCTGATCGGCTAG
- a CDS encoding Gfo/Idh/MocA family oxidoreductase, with translation MATEAVSAKPIRLAIIGVGKIARDQHLPAIANDPRFELVAAVSRNAVVDGVDNYYDIAELLAAGHDLDAVSICTPPVGRSAIAMAALDAGLDVMMEKPPAATLSEVARIEAHAVAAGPSLFATWHSREAAGVAPARAWLADRTVERVTIAWREDIRRWHPGQDWILEAGGFGVFDPGINALSIVTEILPGDWVVHRANLHVPEGRMSPLAADIDLTCGDIPVTAAFDFLHEGPQQWDIVVETDGGTLKLSMGGAILDIDGTVTEATDAEYPGLYAKFAALVGSRSRDVDVTPLRLVADAFLVGRRTIVPAFEW, from the coding sequence ATGGCGACCGAAGCAGTGTCCGCAAAGCCGATCCGGCTGGCGATCATTGGCGTTGGCAAGATCGCACGCGACCAGCATCTGCCGGCGATCGCGAACGATCCGCGCTTCGAACTGGTCGCGGCGGTCAGTCGCAATGCCGTGGTCGACGGCGTCGATAATTACTACGACATCGCTGAACTGCTCGCGGCCGGGCATGACCTCGATGCCGTGTCGATCTGCACGCCGCCGGTCGGCCGCTCGGCGATCGCGATGGCGGCGCTCGACGCCGGTCTGGACGTGATGATGGAGAAGCCGCCCGCCGCGACGCTGTCCGAGGTCGCGCGGATCGAGGCACATGCGGTTGCCGCCGGCCCATCGCTGTTCGCAACCTGGCATTCGCGCGAAGCGGCCGGCGTCGCGCCGGCGCGCGCGTGGCTCGCCGATCGCACCGTCGAGCGCGTCACGATCGCATGGCGCGAGGATATCCGGCGCTGGCACCCCGGCCAGGACTGGATCCTGGAAGCAGGCGGGTTCGGTGTGTTCGATCCCGGCATCAACGCGCTGTCGATCGTGACCGAGATCCTCCCCGGCGACTGGGTCGTGCACCGTGCGAACCTGCACGTGCCGGAAGGCCGGATGTCGCCGCTGGCTGCCGATATCGATCTCACCTGCGGCGACATCCCCGTCACGGCGGCGTTCGACTTCCTTCACGAAGGGCCGCAGCAATGGGACATCGTTGTCGAGACCGATGGCGGTACGCTCAAGCTGAGCATGGGCGGCGCGATCCTGGACATCGACGGCACAGTCACCGAGGCGACGGACGCCGAATATCCCGGGCTCTATGCCAAGTTCGCGGCACTCGTCGGTTCGCGCTCCCGCGACGTGGACGTAACACCGCTGCGGCTCGTGGCGGACGCGTTCCTGGTCGGACGGCGCACGATCGTTCCCGCCTTCGAATGGTGA